A genome region from Bradyrhizobium guangzhouense includes the following:
- a CDS encoding RidA family protein, which produces MTARRSIEIEGFSHGAQPIPAASRVGNIVMTGGVYGLDLAAGKIPDEVEKQVELMFDNLKRIMAAAGGAMDRIVKMTVYVKVPEARPAVNKHWLEAFPDAASRPARHTFQNDHLPANMLVQCDAMAVLE; this is translated from the coding sequence ATGACTGCACGCCGCAGCATCGAAATCGAAGGCTTCAGCCATGGCGCTCAGCCGATACCCGCAGCGTCTCGCGTCGGCAATATCGTCATGACCGGCGGTGTCTATGGGTTGGATCTCGCGGCAGGAAAGATTCCTGACGAGGTCGAGAAACAGGTTGAACTGATGTTCGACAATCTCAAGCGCATCATGGCGGCAGCCGGAGGTGCGATGGATCGCATCGTCAAGATGACGGTTTACGTCAAGGTTCCGGAAGCCCGACCGGCCGTCAACAAGCATTGGCTGGAAGCGTTCCCCGATGCAGCTTCGCGACCTGCACGGCATACATTCCAGAACGATCATCTGCCGGCCAACATGCTGGTCCAATGCGATGCCATGGCGGTTCTCGAGTGA